In uncultured Desulfuromonas sp., the genomic stretch ATCGCAACAGCCTGTGCTGGATGTCGGAACCGGCAGCGGTGCGATTGCCGTGGCCATGGCCCACAGTTGCCCGGAGCTGCAGGTGGAAGCAGTCGACCTGCAGCCCGAAGCTCTGGTCCAGGCGCAAGCCAATGCCGAACGTAACGGCGTGGCTGACCGGGTCTGCTTTCGTCAGCAGGATATGGCCGCGTTGAGTGGTGGTCCCTACCGTCTGGTGGTGTCCAACCCGCCGTACATCCGTGAGGATGAGATGGATGGATTGATGCCGGAAGTGCGCGACCATGAGCCTGCCGTGGCTTTGCAGGCTGGTAGTGACGGCCTGGACTGTTATCGGCTGCTGTGTGAACAGGCACTCAACCTGTTGACCCCCGGTGGTTGGCTGCTGGTGGAAGTGGGGGCCGGACAGGCTGATGATGTGGCCGCGTTGATGGTTCGGCACGGCTTGTCGGAAACCTTTCAGCGTGAAGATTACAACGGAATTGTCCGGGTGGTGGGTGGTCAGGCACCTGTTCGCACGGATGAGGAGTCATAAACGAACGTGAAAAAGATTGTCATCCACGGCGGACGCCGTCTGCAGGGAACCGTTGAAGTGAGCGGGGCGAAAAACGCCGCGCTGCCGTTGTTGTGTGCGACCCTGTTGTGTCCCGGTGAGCACCGCCTCGGCAATGTACCCAACCTGCGCGACATCCAAACGGTTGTGAAACTGCTGGAAACCCTTGGTGCAACGGCCGTGTTTGAACATGGCCAGGTGCGCGTCAATGCCGATCGCGTGGTTAATGTCGAAGCACCCTACGATCTGGTTAAAACCATGCGTGCCTCGGTGCTGGTGCTCGGTCCGCTGGTCGCCCGGCTTGGCCAGGCGAGGGTCAGTCTGCCCGGCGGTTGTGCCATTGGTGCCCGCCCCATCGACCTGCATCTTAAAGGGCTTAAGGCCATGGGTGCCGAAATTACGTTGGATCACGGCTATGTTGAGGCGCGGGCCGAAAAATTACGTGGTGCGACCATCTATTTTGATACTCCGACGGTGGGCGGCACTGAGAATTTGATGATGGCGGCAGCCCTTGCCGAAGGCGTCACCGTGCTCGAAAACGCCGCCTGCGAGCCGGAGATTGTTGATCTGGCCAATGCGCTCAATGCCATGGGTGGCTGTGTGCGTGGGGCCGGCACCGACACGGTGACCATTGAAGGGGTGGACAGCCTACGGCCCATGGATCATCAGGTGATGATGGATCGCATCGAGGCCGGAACTTTTATGGTTGCCGCGGCCATGACACGTGGCGATGTGCTGCTCAGTAACGCCGATGCCGACTGTCTTGATGCGGTGATTAGCAAGTTACGTGAAGCCGGTGCCGAAGTGATTCTCGGTGATGACGGCATTCGCGTACGCGGGCCGGAAGAGATCCAGCCATTGCAGATCAAGACCCGGCCGCATCCCGGTTTCCCGACGGATATGCAGGCCCAGTTTATGGCCATGCTGACTCTGGCCAAAGGGACCAGCGTTATTGCCGAGAACGTGTTTGAGAACCGTTTTATGCACGTGTGTGAATTGCAGCGGCTCGGTTCGAAAATCCGTATTGACGGCAAGCAGGCCATGGTTGAAGGGGTCGAACAATTGCTTGGTGCGCCGGTGATGGCCACGGATCTGCGTGCCAGTGCCTCACTGGTGCTGGCCGGACTGGCTGCGGACAATACCACGGAAGTGTCGCGGATTTATCATCTGGACCGCGGCTATGAACGATTGGAAGAGAAACTGCTGGCCTTAGGTGCCGATATCCGCCGCGTGGCGGAGGACGCCTGACCGATAACGTCAAGCCACGAAAGAGGACACTATGAGTGATTACATCACCTTTGCCCTGCCCAAGGGGCGCATCATGGAAGATTCCATGGAGCTGTTCGCCAAGATCGGCATCAGCTGCCCGGAAATGAAAGAAAAAAACCGCAAACTGGTTTTTGAAAATAAACAGGATAAACTGCGTTTCATGGCGGTTCGCGCCACCGACGTACCCACCTATGTTGAGTACGGTTGTGCCGATATTGGTGTGGTTGGCAAGGACACCCTGCTTGAGCAGGATAAGGATCTCTACGAGCCGCTCGATCTGAATTTCGGCTATTGCCGCCTGGTGGTGGCTGAACCCAAGGCGCTGAGTGAGCAGGATGACCCGGCCAGCTGGTCGAACATCCGTGTTGCCACCAAATACCCCAAGGTCACCGAGCGTTATTTTGCCGGTAAAGGAGTGCAGGTGGAACTGATCAAGCTCTACGGTTCCATTGAGCTGGCACCGCTGGTCGGTTTGTCGGAGCGGATTGTCGACCTGGTGTCCACCGGCGCGACGCTGCGCGACAACGGTATGGTCGAGGTGGAAACCATTGCCGAAATCACGACGCGGTTGATTGTTAATCGCGCCAGTATGAAAACCAAACACGAACGGATTCGCCAGATTATTGATGGCCTGGAAAAGGTCATTGCCGATACACCGAAAATTTCTCAATAGACAGGTGCCCCATGATCAAGCTGCTCCGTTTTGACGATCCTGATTTTGCCGAATCGTTTGCCCACATCGAAAATCGCGCCGAGGAGATCCCGGCGGATATTGATACCACGGTGCGGGCGATTATTGATGACGTACAGCAACGCGGTGATGCGGCGTTGCAAGACTACACCCAACGTTTCGACCGTCTCGACCTGAGTGCCCAAGGTATGGAAGTGTCGGCCGAAGAGATTGCCACGGCCATGGCTCAGGTGAATGAAAATGACCTCAAGGCCCTGAAACTGGCAGCTGAACGGATCGGTGTCTATCACCGTCGGCAGAAACAGGAAACCTGGCTGTCCACCGATGAGAGCGATATTTTGCTCGGCCAGATGATCTGCCCGTTGGATCGGGTCGGCATCTATGTTCCCGGAGGTAAGGCCGCTTATCCGTCGTCGGTGCTGATGAACGCCATCCCCGCCAAAGTGGCCGGTGTGCCGGAAGTGATCATGGTGGTGCCGATGCCCAATGGCGAGGCCAATCCCCATGTATTGGCTGCTGCGCATATTGCCGGAGTGGATCGTATTTTCCGCGTTGGCGGCGCGCAGGCCGTGGCCGCATTGGCCTACGGCACCGAGACCATTCCACGGGTGGATAAAATTACCGGACCCGGCAACATCTACGTGGCCACAGCCAAGAAGATGGTGTTTGGTCAGGTCGATATTGACATGATCGCCGGTCCCAGCGAGATTCTGGTGGTTAACGACGGCAGCGGCTGTGCCCGCCACATTGCCGCTGACCTGCTGTCGCAGGCCGAGCACGATGAGCTGGCGTCCGCCGTGCTGGTCACCAGCTGCGACACCATGGCCAAAGAGGTTGCCGCCGAGGTGGAAAAACAGCTGGCCCTGTTGCCGCGTAATGCCATTGCCCGCTCATCCATTGATGAGTACGGCGCCATCATTGTCGCCGACGATCTCGATCAGGTGCTGGAGTTCTGCAACCGCATTGCCACCGAGCACTTGGAACTGGCTGTCGATAACCCCTTCGACCTGTTGCCGAAGGTGCGCCATGCCGGAGCGATTTTCATGGGCCACCATACCCCGGAAGCGCTCGGCGATTATCTGGCCGGTCCGAACCACACCCTGCCCACCGGTGGCACGGCGCGGTTCTTCTCGCCGTTATCGCTGGATGATTTCGTCAAAAAGTCGAGCTTGATCTGCTGTTCACCGGCCGGATTGAAGCGCCTCGGCCCGCAGACGGTGCAGATCGCCCAACTCGAAGGGTTGGATGCCCATGCCCGTTCGGTCAGCCACCGGCTGGACGACGACGCGTAATTTTTGTTGCACCACCTTTTTGCTGTCAGGAGTGTCTATGTCACGAACTGCTTGCATTGAACGCCGCACGGCTGAAACCACCATTGACCTGAAGCTCGATCTGGACGGCAGCGGCCAGGGCGAAATCAGCACCTCGGTGCCGTTTCTCGACCACATGCTGATCCTGCTTAAAGGCCATGGATTCTTTGACCTGACCATTGAGGCGCAGGGCGATGTCGAGATTGACGACCATCACACGGTGGAAGATATGGGCATCTGCCTCGGCGAGGCGTTCAAACAGGCGTTGGGCGACAAAAAAGGCATCCGCCGTTACGGCCGTTTCACCATGCCGATGCATGAAACACTGGCGTCGGTGATTCTCGATTTTTCCGGCCGTCCACATCTGGTGTTCAACGTCGATATGCCAAGGCCAAGGTCGGTCAGTTTGATACCGAGCTGGTGGAGGAGTTTTTTGTCGCGTTCTGTAACCATGCCGGGGTGAACCTGCATATCAACCTGGCGTACGGCAGCAACCTGCATCACATTATCGAAGCGATTTTTAAGGGCTTTGGTCGCGCCCTTGATGAAGCGACCCAGATCGACCCGCGTATCAGCGGCGTCATGTCGACCAAAGGAAAACTGGAATAGCATGATTACAATTATCGATTACGGCATGGGCAATCTGCGCAGTGTGCAGAAAGGCTTTGAAAAAGTGGGCTACTCCGCCCAGGTGACCGATGATCCGCGTGTGGTGGAAAAAGCCGAACGCCTGGTGTTGCCCGGCGTCGGCGCGTTCCGCGATTGTATGGACAATTTGCGCGACGGCGGTTTTATCGAACCGATCCACCAATTTATTGCCACCGGGCGGCCGTTTCTCGGCATCTGCCTTGGTTTTCAGGTGTTGCTCGGTGAAAGCGAGGAGTTCGGCAGTCATCAGGGGCTGGGGATCATCCCCGGTAAGGTGACCCGCTTTGCCGAAGATA encodes the following:
- the prmC gene encoding peptide chain release factor N(5)-glutamine methyltransferase, producing MTERWTVLSVLRWTAEYLKEKGIDSPRLDAELLIGDALNKDRVGLYLCYDQPLQPEELTKIRQLVARRAKREPLQYIVGHTEFWSLPFKVAPGVLIPRGDTEILVEEALRLLEDTTISQQPVLDVGTGSGAIAVAMAHSCPELQVEAVDLQPEALVQAQANAERNGVADRVCFRQQDMAALSGGPYRLVVSNPPYIREDEMDGLMPEVRDHEPAVALQAGSDGLDCYRLLCEQALNLLTPGGWLLVEVGAGQADDVAALMVRHGLSETFQREDYNGIVRVVGGQAPVRTDEES
- the murA gene encoding UDP-N-acetylglucosamine 1-carboxyvinyltransferase, producing the protein MKKIVIHGGRRLQGTVEVSGAKNAALPLLCATLLCPGEHRLGNVPNLRDIQTVVKLLETLGATAVFEHGQVRVNADRVVNVEAPYDLVKTMRASVLVLGPLVARLGQARVSLPGGCAIGARPIDLHLKGLKAMGAEITLDHGYVEARAEKLRGATIYFDTPTVGGTENLMMAAALAEGVTVLENAACEPEIVDLANALNAMGGCVRGAGTDTVTIEGVDSLRPMDHQVMMDRIEAGTFMVAAAMTRGDVLLSNADADCLDAVISKLREAGAEVILGDDGIRVRGPEEIQPLQIKTRPHPGFPTDMQAQFMAMLTLAKGTSVIAENVFENRFMHVCELQRLGSKIRIDGKQAMVEGVEQLLGAPVMATDLRASASLVLAGLAADNTTEVSRIYHLDRGYERLEEKLLALGADIRRVAEDA
- the hisG gene encoding ATP phosphoribosyltransferase — translated: MSDYITFALPKGRIMEDSMELFAKIGISCPEMKEKNRKLVFENKQDKLRFMAVRATDVPTYVEYGCADIGVVGKDTLLEQDKDLYEPLDLNFGYCRLVVAEPKALSEQDDPASWSNIRVATKYPKVTERYFAGKGVQVELIKLYGSIELAPLVGLSERIVDLVSTGATLRDNGMVEVETIAEITTRLIVNRASMKTKHERIRQIIDGLEKVIADTPKISQ
- the hisD gene encoding histidinol dehydrogenase, with the translated sequence MIKLLRFDDPDFAESFAHIENRAEEIPADIDTTVRAIIDDVQQRGDAALQDYTQRFDRLDLSAQGMEVSAEEIATAMAQVNENDLKALKLAAERIGVYHRRQKQETWLSTDESDILLGQMICPLDRVGIYVPGGKAAYPSSVLMNAIPAKVAGVPEVIMVVPMPNGEANPHVLAAAHIAGVDRIFRVGGAQAVAALAYGTETIPRVDKITGPGNIYVATAKKMVFGQVDIDMIAGPSEILVVNDGSGCARHIAADLLSQAEHDELASAVLVTSCDTMAKEVAAEVEKQLALLPRNAIARSSIDEYGAIIVADDLDQVLEFCNRIATEHLELAVDNPFDLLPKVRHAGAIFMGHHTPEALGDYLAGPNHTLPTGGTARFFSPLSLDDFVKKSSLICCSPAGLKRLGPQTVQIAQLEGLDAHARSVSHRLDDDA
- a CDS encoding imidazoleglycerol-phosphate dehydratase encodes the protein MSRTACIERRTAETTIDLKLDLDGSGQGEISTSVPFLDHMLILLKGHGFFDLTIEAQGDVEIDDHHTVEDMGICLGEAFKQALGDKKGIRRYGRFTMPMHETLASVILDFSGRPHLVFNVDMPRPRSVSLIPSWWRSFLSRSVTMPG
- the hisH gene encoding imidazole glycerol phosphate synthase subunit HisH; the encoded protein is MITIIDYGMGNLRSVQKGFEKVGYSAQVTDDPRVVEKAERLVLPGVGAFRDCMDNLRDGGFIEPIHQFIATGRPFLGICLGFQVLLGESEEFGSHQGLGIIPGKVTRFAEDMQLDGETLKVPHMGWNRIQHRDIPLFKGVAQDSFVYFVHSYYVQPEDSAVVAATTDYGIEFCSAICRDNVMATQFHPEKSQQVGLTMLKNFGEL